The Episyrphus balteatus chromosome 3, idEpiBalt1.1, whole genome shotgun sequence genome segment ACCAAAACGAAAAGTTACCGAAACTTGCGTttcatgatatttaaaaataaaacaagaaaagacaatgaattattgttttctttgcaaaaatacaaaatatattatgtGCATATTCCTTATGATTAAATTATGAACACAAAACTGCCATTTTTATACTtctattaagtaaaaaaattttgtttacagcaAAATGACTTGCTgtatgaaatgaatgaaaaattcacacaaaatgtattaaaacaataggtgtgtttttttgtttatctatatagattttgtgcaaaaaaacgacatcgagaaatacaacaaaaactttatctgtatagatttttgaaaaatccagataattatccagattttactttctctcgataaaaacagtagtgccaaggtagtttaattgttgtgttcatataaggggtattcacgatctggtgcaacaggtctagtaaaagtgtaaaattttatttttttacaatagatcgtgaacgcacctcttcttatctatagtaaatattgaatggaatccaTGATATGAATTATATCAgcttcattctttttttttacggagttgtCTTTCCTACGAtgcttattcttttttttcaattttttataatttcattctttgttgtgttcgggttaatttattttcacaaattacatcaaaagaaacaaaataaaaaagaataagaataaaaaagataaactgttcatcatgggcgacacgcgacggcgagctgccatctgtcaaaaaaattttacaccattgtatttttattttgcaatagggttagggtatagcaaaagtgcaataccattgtaaaatttcaatttatatattttgttgttgtagtgttgcaagattttacacttttgcacttttgcaatgataccagaccagttgcatcggatcgtgaatacccctatagaaatatctgaaaatattaacaaaaaaaaaagcggaggtttgaaaaaaactctcatagaaaaaaataatcaaaaatttgtttgacatggttgcattgaaatgttaatatctcgagatatacgcaatgcacttttcagataaaagtcttaaatggatcctgataagattgttgaacatataatataatatgtatataatattaccaaagttttttcgaaaaattagaaataaaaataaaaaagttttcacatttgatttaaaaaaaaatcgaaaaaaaattcaatatggctaccttcaaacgcttataacacaagaacgactcAACTAacgttaatggtcatggtcttaaaatgtagctaagaatatacagatcatttttcgttttttgtgaaaaaaaaaatttttttgaatccaacatggatgccatggccatatgaaaatttttgtttgcatccaacatggatgtaatggccttcccacttcggagttaaaataaaaaaaaaacaaaagcaacatttttgacagacagctgccaaactatatgtacagtggtgccaaatgtttgcatggatttcaaaaatctcgatgtcgtttttttgcacaaaatctatatagataaacaaaaaaacacagctaatgtATGATAAATTTCTATGAAACAGTATCATACAACATTGGAATACTTCCAGTCGATTCTCCGTTCATACACTGATGTATGACAGTtcttcatacaaattttctatgaaacaaaaataatacatcAGAACTGTCAATATCATacaatgtatgtaatgtattatCTATGAAATAGGCCCCAGACCTGCATTGAAAGCAGACGCAGTATTTAAGAACCACAGATGTTGGATAGAAAGAGTAGATGAAAATGCAGAGATCTTCACAAATGCAGATATAGCTAATAAGAAGATTATTATGGCAAGACGAACATGTTCGTCTTCATCAATGCCTCTCCCCAATACGTACGGATCGTACGTATTATATCTATCACCCTTTACTTATCTGCATGCAGACTTATATAAATCCAGCATTACCGCTGGCGCTGGTTAGTATTTTATATCGACCAAccacaaaattttattacatGCTATCAATCTTTcttgctacaaaaaaaaataagaaaaatcttGCTATGAAATATTACTCATGTAGAACTTGTgaaatcaaatttcaaattttaatatgcGTTCAATgaacaaaaatctgaaatttcaGCTTCCGCATTTtccatttgtcattttttttttccttcgttcAATCATTTCTGTTTACCACGTGCTGTTGTGTTTTACCTCggctatttaatttttttaccgcattttaaaccaaaatttcatcaaaaatagttttcaaaatgattaaaactaaaaaacaaaataaaaattcaaactctAAAGCTgaagaaaaaacagaaaaaactattaaaaaaattaaagatgagGTATCAACAAAGGTAAAGAAGTTAAAGGGTCCAAAAACTGCAGCTTTAGTTGAGGCTGCAGCGGAACTTGTCGAGGCTTCCGAGTTACCCAAAGTGACTCCAGCTAAAAAAGACAAAAAGCCTAAAAAAGAAGAAGTCGTTGTCGAAGAGTCATCCTCGGATATTGCTGATGAATCTGAAAATGAAGAAGATGACGAGCAAATTGAAAATGATTCTGATGAAGAAGTTTCAGaagatcaaaaaaataaaaaacccaaagCGAAAAGAAATAAACCAGTTGGCTATGGCCGCATTATTTATGTTGAAAATTTTCCAACTACTTTCAATCGGTCAAAACTAGCAAGTCTCTTCTCTCCGTACGGAAAGATTTTgtcaattatttttacttgtaaagcaaaacatacatatttcaaCAATGACATTGGAACAAATTGTGCTTTCATTGTCTTTGATGATTACCAGGCTTCTAGTAAAGCACTTGAGCTCAATGGCAAAGTTGTAGCTAATCAGGCTTTGATTGTGAGGAATCCAGAAAGGAAAGGAAGATTCAGACCTCTCGAATCAGttttagtttcaaatttgaaGCTCTGTAAGTAAAGCAAGATAATTTAAGCAATAAAAAGTCATAACTAgaaatgtttgattttattttccaGCTGTCACTGAAGATCAAATCCGTGAGGTACTCCCGTACAGTGGCAAAATAGAGTTTATTAAAACTTGGCGTGGCACTGAATCAAAATCAGCGATAGCTTTCATTGAATTGAGGGATGTCCATAAACTTCGTGACACATTGAGACACAATGGAACTTTGTTGGACGGTCAAGCAATTCAAATTGACAGAGTAGATATCGAGAAAACAGTCTTCGTAGGAGGCTTGAATAAGTGTAAgttgttttttgtatgtattttttttaatgcattttatttccatttcaaattaaaaaaggttaaaaaaggttggggtcgaaattctgtatgtgccaaaattcggattccaaaattctgtaaatgcaaaattctgtatttcaaaattctgcaaatgataaaagaaaaattgttttgatattgaaaaaaggtgcgaacttttttcattatcaaaaaattcttttatcatttacagaattttgaaataccgaTCGAAGTAAAATATCTCCCCAATAAATTTACGTTTGGCTTACAGCTATGGATTGAATTTGAGTGACATACATTGAATACCAAAATACGAGTAATATTTTCatcattttgtgttttgttatattttatttgtttgtcttttttttttgttgtgaggGATTTTAGGGCCATTTGCTgcaacgaaacttaaatatttatgtaacggctcttatacactgttatacttaatttgttaattgaatacaaatttttcaacaagcaacGTAAAAATGTATAGGTTTGGAATAAACAGAATTCCAAAAAGCggaataatggatttgcagaattttgaatttacagaattttgaaatacagaataataataatttcaataatttctatcttcgtgacctttctcttaaaatattattaaatccTAAGGGGGCCTTAGGTCTTTATTGAATCTAAAATTTTcgtaaatattttaagaacttcattattttcaaacttaaaaGGAAAAGTGGTAAAAACTGACAAATCAAATATCTGTGGCAACAAGGAATAACAACATAAGTCAAGTTATGTCGAAATTgagatttttcgtatttttatctAAATCGGCTTATGAATtacaggtaaaaaaaaatgacattagcATTGACTCCTTATGGGAAGCCAAACTTTTaaaacgctctcctgaaaagttgtaaaaactgacttatgttgtttttccttattGCCACAGatattgtatataaaattaaatctttagGGGATGGAACAAACAATTGTTGTTCAGTTTATGTAGGAACTTCAAtgcaaaagctaaaaaaaatcgaatagcTGGTCATAGATCAGGGCTCGAACTACGGCAtcgtacgttaacgtattgacgctttatatctctatcattttcttctgaataaatagagagagcaatagtcaaaacgttcacgaacgtatgccgtagttcgacccctgataTAAATAATGGATATTCACAGAAAACAACTTAAGCTTTGCATTGTATAAATAAAGGACATAgaccaggggtcgaactacgtcatatgttcgttaacgtatggttgctatgtgtccctatcatTTAGTACTCATtgaatagagagagcaatagtcaaaacgttaacgtatgatcgtaatcgtgtgcggtgATTCGACCCCAGACTTCAATAACGTAGATATTTTACACTCAAACACACTATAATAAGAGAATGTTACAAGAAATGCTACATATTTTAGATACCAACAATACAGTTAATAGAAGGTCAGAGAAGGCTTAGCAATATTTATAGTCAATTTGTTGCAAAAAACATTttagatttaatatttttgttcatctttattttgataagaaatttttaatttcttttaaaataataaaaaaaaatttctcatgttttgaaatttcaaaagtttaaaacgtctttttcaagactttgaattttgaataaatttgaatgaattttcAATAAAGACCTAAAGCCTCCTTCGAGCCATTCCACACTTCGCCGAAAACCGGCCCGGTTTCGAGTAAACGCCCCTTTTAGATGGTTGCAAAATACACAAATGTGTATCTTGCAACCTGCCAAAAGGGGCGTTTTTGGAGAAGTAATGGCTCTTAGGATTTAataatacagaataatagaaaagcagaataatggaatatagaattatgttcatacagaattttttattcagatacagaattttggaataccgaataacgacccgttcccaaaaaatttgcattaaaaaaaaatatttattgcaactcaaaaaaattttcaataaaaaaaatatttattgcaactcaaataaaatttattgtaaaaatatttgcataaaaaaaaaatatttattgcaagcacaaatgttttgcattaaaaataattgtattgctattgcaactgaaaaatatttgcattgaaaataaaaatattttgcattaaaaaaaaatgtattgcaaataaaaaatgttctacgttaaaaaaaagtcaatgcaaaatgtgtgcattaaatataatttttaatatacgtcgaatttcttacaatttaagTATTTGACCATTCATTAGCTATGTCAACTATAACATTGACCCTAATTTatggtcaaatagtcaaaattgtaagaaattcgacgaacattaaaaaaaaattttttttaattttgcattgaattttttttttccaagcagaaaatttttattggaaataaaattttttaatggaaaatatttttattttcaataagaattttattttcaatgcaaatatttttcagtttcaataacattttttgtaacgcaaatttatttcacttgcaataaatatatttttttttttaaatttcaaataattttttttttttcaattgatatttttacaaccttaATTTCAagacgaaaaattaaaaaaaataaacttaattttcttgaataaaattaaaattaattttttttcgaagaaaattgcatatttcaTATGAATTTAGCAAGTTATTAAAAGTTAAAGCAGCCATTTTCTGATTTTAACTTtggtaaaattttaagaaatagttaattgtcgtttaaaattttaaataagtaacttactaaaatggcCTTAACATTTTACTACATAAATCCTCCATTGTTTCTAACTACGAATGTTTTATTGATCTTTTTAGCTACTACAGAGGATGGCCTTCGAAATGTCTTTTCGAGTTGTGGCGAAATAGCATTTGTTCTAATTAAATTTGGTACAAATGGTTATGTTATCTTCAAAGATACTGAATCTGTTGAAAAGGCTTTGAAGCTTGATAGCACTGTGATTGATGAGTCAagcataaaagtaaaaaaatatatcatcaaaccaaaaaaagcAATTAGAACAAATAGTGGCACATATTTGGGTAAGAAGCCGAATATTGGTGGCAAATATTTGGGTAAGAAGCCGAATACTGGTAGCAAATATTTGGGTAAGAAGCCATTCGAccccaattttcgaaaaattaaggagACAGGAAATAAAAAGGTtagacaaattttaattttaaattataaatttcgattacttatcttttttttttaatttttgcagcCCGTGGAGAAGGTAGTGGCTTGATTAATTTGAATTGtaaagtataaaaattttaaatataatgaaaataCAGACAAATTTTTATGCATGATTTGATGTtcttatttgtataaaaaaaaaattaataataggTGGTTCAGCTATAAATACTTATTAAGGCTGACCAGCGACTTAAGACGGCGCTACAATCCATTGTAGGTATGGGcgtcaaccaacaagcttctccAAACTAGTCAGTGCCCAGCTATAGGGGCTTTCCATCGTAACATACATGCAATTTTTGTATTCAGCCCTATCGTAAGTTTCACGTGGAATGTTTTCCAaccggaatatttttgttctcacTATTTTAAGTAGTGTAACAGTTTTTAgattaattttaacatttagaAATAATTCTTGATGAAAAGTTTGACTGACTGAATATCATTTTGGGAGTTTAGTTCGCATGCACTAGTTATGTCTTAAGAAAAGAGAAATAGTTGTTACTTGCCTCAAAAGAAATTTTGCGTTAGTCCCGTTTCATTGGAggcattgaataagaagtacaggaaggtgtgtatatcacacctatagaagccctgttcctttgggaggttgCAAAGTACTACTattagtttactagcgattttcaatggaacgcactttcaacgaatttaatacaaatcgtatttaatcgggaagaagagcatgagtagatgatagtactagattaaccacaACATCTACTcttagtagactaccacctccaatggaacagggctagaGTTGGTGATTGAAGCACCAAACAAATTGGTGGATAATCTGTCAAAATTGGTGCCTTATCTGTCAAATATCGAGCTAGATTTCTAGGGGCAAACTCACTTTTACTGGTAATGACAAGGCGATGCAATTATTGACCGCCAATGTTTCAGCTAatcttataattaaaaaaaatattttcagaaaaaaacggattaaaattcgaatattgtatcgAACGGAGAGATCATCAACTCTCAGGATGAAAAACAGCACTTAAAAGGAAGTCTCTCACCAGACCAGTTACATTTCTGTTGGCGCCCCTTGAGTGAACAATATATCTGCACTCCGACTCTTACCAATAGGTACATGTGCATCTGTACAACTCAAAAtgattggaggtggtagtttactttaTGAGTAGATGATTCGTAAGTTGATCTAGTAGGTACTACAATCAAGAATCAACACATATGACCTTTTCTGCTCCAAGAAATAGGAATGTGAAGTTGTTGCACTAGATTTCTACTCTTGAGTTAACTACCACCTCCATTGGAAGAAAGctattgaaacaaattttatctaATACTTTTTTCCATTAACTTTTCTAACCTGGGTAATAACTTTAGACTCCACTCTTATTTAGAATCGCTTTTAAAATATGACTATAgtcctgttcctttgggaggtggcaaattactactagtagtttactagcgattttcaatggaatgcactttcaacgaatagagtagatgatagtactagattaaccaaaacatctactagtagtaaactaccaccttcaatggaacagggcttatGAATACGGCCCTTTATCTTCTACTAAAGGAAATagaaatgtgtagttgttgtactaaaTTTATACTTACGAGTAACTTCCACCTCCAATTGAACAGGGCTATTAGCCCGTCTATGAATAAGATAAACTTCagtctaaaaaaattacattttatgaaagaactattAATATGGCCCTCATGTGTtgattgtagtactagatctactcatgagtaaactaccattCCCAATGGAACGGAGCTTATGTAAAACGAGGAAGTCGTAATGGCAAATGCACGAAGTCAATGCAATTCCCATCCACTCGTACTCGGgcagaagagcatgagtagttTTATTAGTAAATGTACTAGACTATCTACTCGTGACTAAACTATACCACCTCCGTACTGCGGCGCACTGCTCTTTTAAATTGTAAAGTACTGCAAATTtcaaaggtgaaacgacagccctgtcCCAGATGAACACAGCTGCTATTTCAATTGTACTAAAATAGTACCATTTTGTTATGACCTTAAAAAAACACACGTGCTCGATGTGTTTTTCGGataaaattttgacagttctcCATAAGTGACGTTTGCTTTAGCTCTAGCATCGTGTGGTTgtatatttttatcattttgtgtggaaaattttcaaggaaatttaaatcgaattttacttaaaatataaataaaaatgggtaaaaataaaaaagaaaataataaatcaaaaccTAAAGCTGGTGAAGAATtgattaaaatcaataaaaataatgaagaaaaaccccaaaagaacaagaagaagcaacaaaataaaaaagtaaaggaAGCAGTTGAAAAGGGTCTTCTTCAGCCACCAACACCGGTGTCAGCGGCTGAAAATGGTTCATCAGATAAAGCTGACAAACAATCCAAAGCTGGACAAGAATCCAACAATAAGAAGAATAAAGTAAAATCCAAGAAAAATAAGCAACAAAATGGAAAAGCAAAGGAAGCACCTAAAAGTGGTGAAGTTGAAAATCCACCAAAAGCGGAGGTTGACAAAACCTCTCCAGAAGCTGTTAAACAATCAAAGAAAaaggagaaaaataaattgaataaaaaattgaaaaaagccGAAGGCACAACAAATGCAGCAAGTAAGTTAGTTTTTTCCTATTCCAAGAGTATCCCTAAATTTTGTTCTCATCTTTAGATGTAAATCCTGGACAAACAATTTTCGTTGGCAATGTACCTTCAAACACCAAACATGTCCAACTTTTGAAGCTATTTGCTCCATTTGGAAAGGTCTTGTCTGTTCGCTTCCGTACTGCCAATGGAAAGGTCATTTTCAAGCATAAAATGCGTAAGCAATCGGCAGCTTTAAATGCTTATATTGTCTTTGACAGCGTGGAATCAGCTGACAAAGCGCTCGAACTGAATGGAAGTACCTTTAAGGAACATCACCTCCGtgttcaaaaatctgaaaatgttaAAGACCAATCAAATTCAAAGAACACAATTTTCGTGGGAAATCTAAAATCCAGTAAGTAGTCAAGTTTCCAACTATGCGATTTCAATTGATAGCATTTTCTAATTTTCCAGCTACCACTGATGACAGTCTTCATCAGATTTTCTCGAGCTGTGGCGAAATAGAATACGTTCGGACTTTACAGTTTTCTGAGGGAAAAGGTTGCAATGGAACGGGTTATGTGTGCTTTAAGAGTCCCGAAGCAGTTGGTTTGGCCTTAGAACTTAAAGGCACTTTGCTCGAAGAACGACCAATTCATGTTGAAAGATATTCCACGAATAAATTGGGAGCTAAAGAAAAGCGGATGGCAGAAAATAAAACTAATCCAAAGGGAAAACCTAAAGGAAAAGGAGGTAAGCCTTTGGAGAAAGCAGCTTCAGAGTTTAGGAATAAGAAATTTAATGGGAAAaagaatcaaaataaaaacactgaaGATAAAAAAAGTGGAGACAAGAAGAAGAAGTCGGAGTTTCGTGGAGTGAGTGCGGAAGGTGCAAAGAAGGTAAATAGTTTTGAAATTGATTATGTTGTGATgaagtttatttatattttctttccaGAAACCAAAAAAGAAGGTTCAAACACAAATGAAGAGACTGGCCAATAAGATTGCTCCCAGAGAATAAATGTGCAAAtagaaatttgtaatttttttttgttacaaaattaactGACTTTGTCCTtagaattaagaaaattttattgaaatacagAAGTTTTGTAgaagtaatgtttttttttttttttgttgttgtttgataAAAAGAAGAGATGTAGCAAATTGAAGGGCTTGTTTTGGATAACAAGATAGATAAGCAACATTTTGTCCAGAAAtcagattttttatttgtttaaacatattttacagtccacaaacataaaataaaatataatatattaaattattgaaaatgttAAACTTTGATATCttaattatttttacatttgGCTTATCACGTTATTCAAATAAGCCcttcaattttaaaatgtatatgCATTTTATCATAAATGGTAATCAAGGTCCTTAGCTATGTGCTTTGAGTTACGCACATTAAGATGGTTGAGGTAATGCTCTACTGGTGCCCGCAACCTTCGGTGACTCTTTTAGCGCCGCGTTGATCGCATCTTGGTTGAGAAGCGACCTTTTAACCTGGCTGACCCTGTTGTAGAGCTTTGGGCACGTGGTTAAAgttccaaaaaatatatttggtgaaagggtgtttttttgatgggttgagttatgtgtgagaaaagTATCacaacagctgacttaaattttattaatttttaaaactctgcgaaaaagttttggttggtataagaattaagaatctataaagtgtacaaaatttatCTTGAGTTTAAGGGtgcttttttaagaaatgatgaaattcggaattagtaccacaaaaactgttacataaatttaaatttgaaaaaatgtttcatttataacagaaaccaagaaccgaAACactctatacaaatattttaggtaaaaaggtgtttttttttttttggaaatagggaaaatctgcgataagtccgataaaatcaacggtataaaagttacccttacgaaattcattaaatatgttctctttcccatgagaattacgaataaaacaaatctaaaaaaatttttcatgtgaaagggtgtttttttaggtgtagagaaaatatgggtatatttgaaaaagtgtgtaatactagtgTAATATTAGTATGTAACCTATTGAAATTCatcaattatgttacttttaagattagaaacaagaatgtaaagtgtctataagaatatcatggttaaaagggtgtttttttgagtgaaaacaaaaattatgggtcaccctaatgaaatttggtaaacatTGAATtcgggatagaaagcaagaataaagagtttccataaaaaaaatgtaggtgaaagggtgtttttttttcgaagagactgTAAAATCTGtatttggtcccaaaaagccaatgattcattttatttttgcatttaatgaaaaattaaacgtttataATTTAGTTCTTGGCGTTTTACACGAATTATTaactttttgggaccaattacacattttactgtctcttcgaaaaaa includes the following:
- the LOC129914210 gene encoding uncharacterized protein LOC129914210; the protein is MIKTKKQNKNSNSKAEEKTEKTIKKIKDEVSTKVKKLKGPKTAALVEAAAELVEASELPKVTPAKKDKKPKKEEVVVEESSSDIADESENEEDDEQIENDSDEEVSEDQKNKKPKAKRNKPVGYGRIIYVENFPTTFNRSKLASLFSPYGKILSIIFTCKAKHTYFNNDIGTNCAFIVFDDYQASSKALELNGKVVANQALIVRNPERKGRFRPLESVLVSNLKLSVTEDQIREVLPYSGKIEFIKTWRGTESKSAIAFIELRDVHKLRDTLRHNGTLLDGQAIQIDRVDIEKTVFVGGLNKSTTEDGLRNVFSSCGEIAFVLIKFGTNGYVIFKDTESVEKALKLDSTVIDESSIKVKKYIIKPKKAIRTNSGTYLGKKPNIGGKYLGKKPNTGSKYLGKKPFDPNFRKIKETGNKKPVEKVVA
- the LOC129913983 gene encoding uncharacterized protein LOC129913983 codes for the protein MGKNKKENNKSKPKAGEELIKINKNNEEKPQKNKKKQQNKKVKEAVEKGLLQPPTPVSAAENGSSDKADKQSKAGQESNNKKNKVKSKKNKQQNGKAKEAPKSGEVENPPKAEVDKTSPEAVKQSKKKEKNKLNKKLKKAEGTTNAANVNPGQTIFVGNVPSNTKHVQLLKLFAPFGKVLSVRFRTANGKVIFKHKMRKQSAALNAYIVFDSVESADKALELNGSTFKEHHLRVQKSENVKDQSNSKNTIFVGNLKSTTTDDSLHQIFSSCGEIEYVRTLQFSEGKGCNGTGYVCFKSPEAVGLALELKGTLLEERPIHVERYSTNKLGAKEKRMAENKTNPKGKPKGKGGKPLEKAASEFRNKKFNGKKNQNKNTEDKKSGDKKKKSEFRGVSAEGAKKKPKKKVQTQMKRLANKIAPRE